A genomic window from Streptomyces sp. HUAS YS2 includes:
- a CDS encoding sugar isomerase translates to MPAQDASRTSAEIASQPDTWRRAAASVASLTDVLPRRGERVAVVGCGTSWFMALAYAQLRERGGHGETDAFAASEFPVGRAYDRVLAITRSGTTTEVLDVLAAVKGTVPTTAVTADPATPVKDIADALAVLDYADEESVVQTRFATTVLALLRAHLESEGALPAGVGPMAEAVADAERAVAEPLDAAVREAEQCTFLGTGWTYGLALEAGLKMREAAGAWTESYPAMEYRHGPISITGPGRVAWVFGPAPKGLADDVERVGGTFVARSGDAPGDLDPLADLVRAQRLAVLVAEARGYDPDRPRNLTRSVILDGSDA, encoded by the coding sequence ATGCCCGCCCAGGACGCCTCCCGTACCTCCGCCGAGATCGCCTCCCAGCCCGACACCTGGCGGCGCGCGGCCGCATCGGTCGCCTCCCTCACCGACGTGCTGCCCCGCCGGGGGGAGCGAGTCGCCGTCGTCGGCTGTGGCACCTCCTGGTTCATGGCACTGGCCTACGCACAGCTGCGCGAGCGCGGCGGACACGGCGAGACCGACGCCTTCGCCGCCTCCGAGTTCCCCGTCGGCCGCGCCTACGACCGCGTTCTCGCCATCACCCGGTCCGGCACCACCACCGAGGTACTCGACGTGCTCGCCGCGGTGAAGGGCACCGTCCCGACCACGGCCGTCACCGCCGACCCCGCCACCCCCGTCAAGGACATCGCCGACGCCCTCGCCGTACTGGACTACGCGGACGAGGAGTCGGTGGTCCAAACCCGCTTCGCCACCACCGTGCTCGCGCTCCTGCGCGCCCATCTGGAGAGCGAGGGCGCGCTGCCGGCCGGGGTGGGTCCGATGGCGGAGGCCGTCGCCGATGCCGAGCGCGCCGTCGCCGAGCCGCTGGACGCAGCCGTCCGCGAGGCGGAGCAGTGCACCTTCCTCGGCACCGGCTGGACCTACGGTCTCGCCCTGGAGGCCGGGCTGAAGATGCGCGAGGCCGCAGGCGCGTGGACGGAGTCGTACCCCGCGATGGAGTACCGGCACGGACCCATCAGCATCACCGGACCGGGGCGCGTGGCCTGGGTGTTCGGCCCGGCGCCCAAGGGCCTCGCCGACGACGTCGAGCGGGTCGGCGGGACCTTCGTCGCCCGCTCGGGGGACGCCCCCGGTGACCTCGATCCGCTGGCCGACCTCGTACGGGCGCAGCGGCTCGCCGTCCTCGTCGCCGAGGCCCGCGGGTACGACCCCGACCGGCCGCGCAACCTCACCCGTTCGGTCATCCTCGACGGCAGCGATGCCTGA
- a CDS encoding Gfo/Idh/MocA family protein gives MSQVPAVSRRSVLGGAVATGAIAAGLGAAASAPALAATGAVTASDPRRLAGQTSMINVPYAEHRTVRVATVGLGNRGNGMTKGWSVVPGCQVTAVCDIRADRAKRVADDLVKAGKPRPAEFGGSAGSYAEMIQRDDIDLVYIATPWEFHYQQGKAALLAGKHVIVELPIATRLDELWDLVDTCERTRRHLMLAENCSYGRNELAMLKMAHDGVFGDVTNGHGGYLHDLRALLFSDTYYTDSWRRLWHTRSVASFYAMHGLAPVAAAMDINRGDRMTTLRATATAPKGLADYRARFVPKGHPSWNETYINGDLVTCMIETANGRTIRAEHNVSEPRPYSRINSIAGSRGIFEDYAGTSSTGARVYFEPDHGDDAWRDFESYRKEFDHWLWKKIGDDAANNGGHGGMDYVLQWRTVQLMRAGLVPDIDVYDSAAWCAPVPLSVMSLEHDGKPVAIPDFTRGAWVNLRLGLDSRMTEMPPV, from the coding sequence ATGTCTCAAGTCCCCGCAGTCTCACGGCGTTCGGTTCTCGGAGGGGCGGTGGCCACGGGCGCGATCGCCGCGGGTCTGGGAGCCGCCGCGTCCGCACCCGCGCTCGCCGCCACCGGCGCGGTCACGGCCTCCGATCCGCGCCGCCTCGCCGGCCAGACCTCGATGATCAACGTGCCGTACGCGGAACACCGGACCGTCCGGGTCGCCACCGTCGGCCTCGGCAACCGCGGGAACGGCATGACCAAGGGCTGGTCCGTTGTGCCCGGCTGTCAGGTCACCGCCGTCTGCGACATCCGCGCGGACCGCGCCAAGCGGGTCGCGGACGACCTGGTCAAGGCGGGCAAGCCGCGCCCCGCCGAGTTCGGTGGCTCGGCCGGCTCGTACGCCGAGATGATCCAGCGGGACGACATCGACCTCGTCTACATCGCCACGCCCTGGGAGTTCCACTACCAGCAGGGCAAGGCCGCGCTGCTGGCCGGCAAGCACGTCATCGTCGAACTCCCCATAGCCACCCGGCTCGACGAGCTGTGGGACCTGGTCGACACCTGCGAGCGCACCCGACGGCACCTGATGCTCGCCGAGAACTGCTCGTACGGCCGCAACGAGCTGGCCATGCTCAAGATGGCGCACGACGGTGTCTTCGGCGATGTCACGAACGGCCACGGCGGCTATCTGCACGACCTGCGCGCGTTGCTCTTCTCGGACACGTACTACACGGACTCCTGGCGCCGTCTGTGGCACACCCGCAGCGTCGCGTCCTTCTACGCGATGCACGGACTCGCCCCGGTCGCCGCGGCGATGGACATCAACCGCGGCGACCGGATGACCACACTGCGCGCCACCGCGACCGCCCCGAAGGGTCTCGCCGACTACCGCGCGCGCTTCGTCCCCAAGGGCCACCCGTCCTGGAACGAGACCTACATCAACGGCGACCTCGTCACCTGCATGATCGAGACCGCGAACGGCCGGACGATCCGCGCCGAGCACAACGTGAGCGAACCCCGTCCGTACAGCCGGATCAACAGCATCGCGGGCAGCCGCGGCATCTTCGAGGACTACGCCGGAACCTCCTCAACCGGTGCCCGGGTCTACTTCGAGCCCGACCACGGCGACGACGCCTGGCGGGACTTCGAGTCGTACCGCAAGGAGTTCGACCACTGGCTCTGGAAGAAGATCGGCGACGACGCCGCGAACAACGGCGGCCACGGCGGCATGGACTACGTCCTGCAGTGGCGCACCGTGCAGCTCATGCGGGCCGGCCTCGTGCCCGACATCGACGTGTACGACTCGGCGGCCTGGTGCGCGCCGGTGCCGCTGAGCGTCATGTCGCTGGAGCATGACGGCAAGCCCGTGGCGATCCCCGACTTCACCCGTGGCGCGTGGGTGAACCTCCGGCTCGGCCTCGACTCGCGCATGACGGAGATGCCGCCCGTGTGA
- a CDS encoding carbohydrate ABC transporter permease has protein sequence MAHQTIAPTAPTSTVKRRQENGPGASRPGRGLRPRTLVITATAWLLAAVFLLPYAEMIVTALRPADELRDATYLPGDFAWSNFVNVWRDSNLGANLRVTLLVAAGSTLLVLLVALPAAYYTARMRYRGRKLFLLLVLVTQMFQPTSLLVGLYREFYQLDMLNSVWTLILCNAAFNLAFAIWILTAYIGSIPVALEESAMIDGLSRFGALVRVTLPLALPGVVTAMIFTFIAAWNEFVMGLTLSTVPESQPLTVGINSFIGNYTVQWNYLFAGSVLAIVPVVVLFAVIERKVVSGLTAGSVK, from the coding sequence ATGGCCCACCAGACCATCGCACCGACCGCCCCGACGTCCACGGTGAAGCGGCGCCAGGAGAACGGACCCGGTGCCTCCCGCCCCGGACGCGGCCTGCGCCCGCGCACGTTGGTCATCACGGCCACGGCCTGGCTGCTCGCCGCCGTCTTCCTGCTGCCGTACGCCGAGATGATCGTCACGGCGCTGCGGCCGGCCGACGAACTGCGGGACGCGACGTACCTGCCCGGCGACTTCGCCTGGTCGAACTTCGTGAACGTGTGGCGCGACTCCAACCTCGGAGCCAATCTGCGGGTCACGCTCCTCGTGGCCGCCGGCTCCACCCTCCTGGTGCTCCTGGTCGCCCTGCCCGCGGCCTACTACACGGCGCGCATGAGGTACCGCGGCCGCAAGCTCTTCCTGCTGCTGGTCCTGGTCACCCAGATGTTCCAGCCGACGTCCCTGCTGGTGGGCCTCTACCGGGAGTTCTACCAGCTGGACATGCTGAACTCGGTCTGGACGCTCATCCTCTGCAACGCCGCGTTCAACCTGGCGTTCGCCATCTGGATCCTCACCGCCTACATCGGCTCCATACCGGTCGCCCTGGAAGAGTCCGCGATGATCGACGGCCTCAGCCGCTTCGGGGCGCTCGTACGGGTCACCCTGCCGCTGGCGCTCCCCGGCGTCGTCACCGCGATGATCTTCACCTTCATCGCCGCCTGGAACGAGTTCGTCATGGGCCTGACCCTGTCGACGGTTCCCGAGAGCCAGCCGCTGACCGTCGGCATCAACAGCTTCATCGGCAACTACACCGTCCAGTGGAACTACCTCTTCGCCGGATCGGTCCTTGCCATCGTCCCCGTCGTCGTCCTCTTCGCGGTCATCGAGCGCAAGGTCGTGTCCGGTCTGACGGCCGGCTCGGTCAAGTAG
- a CDS encoding DeoR/GlpR family DNA-binding transcription regulator yields the protein MSKQERWSALLELLAAEGRLEVEEAATTLEVSSATIRRDLDELAEQQMLVRTRGGAIAHGVSYELPLRYKSSRNAPEKQRIAAAAADLISDGEVVGINGGTTTTEVARALALRTSGAQRTSHGSVPVPALTVVTNALNIAGELAVRPQIKIVTTGGVARPQTFELVGPLTMNVLNEVVLDVAVLGVDGVDPQLGIMAHHEDEAGVSRQFTERAHRVIVVTDSSKLGRRAFARICGLDRVDVLVTDTKLPADMSARLVEAGVKVITV from the coding sequence ATGTCCAAGCAAGAGCGCTGGAGCGCACTGCTCGAACTGCTGGCCGCCGAGGGCCGCCTGGAGGTCGAGGAAGCCGCGACCACGCTGGAGGTCTCCAGCGCGACCATCCGCAGGGACCTCGACGAGCTGGCGGAACAGCAGATGCTCGTCCGCACCCGTGGCGGCGCCATCGCGCACGGGGTCTCCTACGAGTTGCCGCTGCGGTACAAGTCCTCGCGCAACGCACCCGAGAAGCAGCGGATCGCCGCCGCGGCCGCCGACCTCATCTCCGACGGCGAGGTGGTGGGGATCAACGGCGGCACCACCACGACGGAGGTCGCGCGCGCGCTCGCGCTGCGGACCAGCGGCGCCCAGCGCACGAGCCACGGAAGTGTGCCCGTACCCGCCCTGACCGTGGTGACCAACGCGCTCAACATCGCCGGCGAGCTCGCCGTACGCCCCCAGATCAAGATCGTGACCACGGGCGGCGTGGCCCGCCCGCAGACGTTCGAGCTCGTCGGCCCGCTCACCATGAACGTCCTCAACGAGGTGGTCCTCGACGTGGCGGTCCTGGGCGTCGACGGAGTCGATCCGCAGCTGGGGATCATGGCGCATCACGAGGACGAGGCCGGTGTCAGCAGGCAGTTCACCGAGCGCGCGCACCGCGTGATCGTCGTGACCGACTCGTCCAAGCTGGGGCGCCGTGCCTTCGCCCGGATCTGCGGACTGGACCGCGTCGACGTCCTCGTGACCGACACGAAGCTGCCCGCCGACATGTCCGCGCGCCTGGTGGAGGCAGGCGTCAAGGTGATCACCGTCTGA
- a CDS encoding class II fructose-bisphosphate aldolase, with amino-acid sequence MPLTPTDLIAGPARADSKGVGAFNVVQIEHAQAIVAGAERAGHPVVLQISENTARYHGALTPVGLATLAMARRAAVPVAVHLDHAESPELVHEAVELGFTSVMFDASRLPYEENVAVTRDITAHCHHAGVWVEAELGEVGGKDGAHAPGVRTDPDEARAFVAATGVDALAVAVGSSHAMLSRDAVLDFELIARLRAAVDVPLVLHGSSGVSDTDLAKAVASGMTKVNISTHLNKIFTRTVRERLDASPEVADPRKYLGPARSAVEAEVARLLGVLAGG; translated from the coding sequence ATGCCCCTGACCCCCACTGACCTCATCGCCGGTCCCGCACGTGCCGACAGCAAGGGTGTCGGCGCCTTCAACGTCGTACAGATCGAGCACGCCCAGGCGATCGTCGCCGGGGCCGAGCGGGCCGGCCACCCGGTGGTGCTGCAGATCAGCGAGAACACCGCCCGGTATCACGGCGCCCTCACACCCGTCGGTCTCGCCACCCTCGCGATGGCGCGGCGGGCGGCGGTTCCCGTCGCGGTCCATCTGGACCACGCGGAGTCGCCCGAGCTGGTCCACGAGGCGGTCGAACTCGGCTTCACCTCCGTGATGTTCGACGCTTCCCGGCTGCCGTACGAGGAGAACGTGGCCGTCACCCGCGACATCACCGCGCACTGTCACCACGCGGGTGTCTGGGTCGAGGCCGAACTCGGCGAGGTCGGCGGCAAGGACGGTGCGCACGCGCCCGGCGTGCGCACCGACCCGGACGAGGCGCGGGCCTTCGTCGCGGCCACCGGGGTGGACGCCCTGGCCGTGGCCGTCGGAAGTTCCCACGCGATGCTGAGCCGGGACGCCGTCCTCGACTTCGAGCTCATCGCACGGCTGCGGGCCGCCGTCGACGTCCCGCTGGTCCTCCACGGCTCCTCCGGCGTGTCGGACACCGACCTCGCGAAGGCCGTCGCCTCGGGCATGACGAAGGTCAACATCTCGACCCACCTGAACAAGATCTTCACCAGGACGGTGCGGGAGCGCCTCGACGCGTCTCCCGAGGTCGCCGACCCGCGCAAGTACCTCGGCCCGGCCCGCTCGGCCGTCGAGGCAGAGGTGGCCCGGCTGCTCGGAGTACTCGCCGGCGGCTGA
- a CDS encoding NEW3 domain-containing protein, giving the protein MLVHKIARRAVAAVAVAAAAFVSAPAAVAAQAPAASEARTQVTIAPIDLDGPAISEVKVTVTNAGPERLSRLSVTFNGPVGWAVQPAVVDVDGAYKPGAAATAEFRIQVPEQRDGFTMRTFTATATYKGGDGQGTATGTRVERFGPVLDRLSDAYNKVAITDESDTGAGDFDGEGNSFSAQKLAAVGLTPGASVDALGARLTWPAAAPGTKNSVASSGQAVKVSGKGGKLVFLGSGVGYGATGTATVFYTDGTSTTGSIGFPNWSFQDATAHGATLVKSTDGRNRPDGYGNAGIDYRVFAHSVALDPDKQVELVVLPANAALHLFDVALAP; this is encoded by the coding sequence ATGCTCGTACACAAGATCGCCCGAAGGGCCGTGGCGGCCGTGGCGGTGGCGGCAGCGGCGTTCGTGTCCGCCCCCGCGGCCGTCGCGGCGCAGGCACCGGCCGCGTCCGAGGCGCGCACCCAGGTGACGATCGCCCCCATCGACCTGGACGGCCCGGCCATCTCGGAGGTGAAGGTCACCGTCACCAACGCGGGGCCCGAGCGCCTCAGCCGACTGAGCGTCACCTTCAACGGCCCCGTCGGCTGGGCCGTGCAGCCCGCGGTGGTCGACGTCGACGGAGCGTACAAGCCGGGTGCCGCGGCCACGGCGGAGTTCCGGATCCAGGTGCCCGAGCAGCGCGACGGCTTCACCATGCGCACGTTCACGGCCACCGCCACGTACAAGGGAGGCGACGGCCAGGGCACCGCCACCGGCACCCGGGTCGAGCGTTTCGGCCCCGTCCTTGACCGTCTCTCCGACGCGTACAACAAGGTCGCGATCACCGACGAGAGCGACACCGGCGCCGGTGACTTCGACGGCGAGGGCAACAGCTTCTCCGCGCAGAAGCTCGCCGCGGTCGGGCTCACGCCCGGAGCGTCCGTCGACGCCCTCGGCGCGCGGCTGACCTGGCCCGCCGCGGCTCCCGGCACCAAGAACAGCGTGGCGAGCAGCGGACAGGCCGTGAAGGTCTCCGGAAAGGGCGGCAAGCTGGTCTTCCTCGGCTCCGGCGTCGGCTACGGGGCCACCGGCACGGCGACCGTGTTCTACACCGACGGGACGAGCACCACCGGGTCGATCGGCTTCCCCAACTGGTCGTTCCAGGACGCGACGGCGCACGGCGCCACGCTCGTGAAGTCCACGGACGGCCGCAACCGTCCCGACGGGTACGGCAACGCCGGCATCGACTACCGGGTCTTCGCCCACTCCGTGGCCCTGGACCCCGACAAGCAGGTCGAACTCGTGGTCCTCCCGGCCAACGCCGCCCTCCACCTCTTCGACGTCGCCCTGGCCCCGTAA
- a CDS encoding universal stress protein codes for MNGGDGTPRVVVGVDGSPSSYAALRWAVRQARQTGAALEVVGVYDVPGATGWSAPPVDAAFDEKGARQALSEELGSVLAGSGDVPALEQHLVRGNPAKVLIEASHGADLLVVGSRGRGGFKSLLLGSVSQQCAVHASCPVVIVRADASEAEAA; via the coding sequence ATGAACGGCGGCGACGGCACTCCCCGCGTGGTCGTGGGCGTCGACGGCTCGCCCTCGTCGTACGCGGCGCTGCGGTGGGCGGTCCGGCAGGCACGGCAGACCGGAGCGGCCCTGGAAGTGGTGGGGGTCTACGACGTGCCCGGGGCGACGGGATGGTCCGCGCCGCCGGTGGACGCTGCGTTCGACGAGAAGGGGGCCCGGCAGGCGCTGTCCGAGGAACTCGGATCCGTCCTGGCGGGGAGCGGTGACGTACCGGCTCTGGAGCAGCACCTGGTCCGGGGCAACCCCGCCAAGGTGCTGATCGAGGCGTCCCACGGCGCCGACCTGCTCGTCGTCGGCAGCCGGGGCCGGGGCGGGTTCAAGAGCCTGCTCCTCGGCTCGGTCAGTCAGCAGTGCGCCGTCCACGCCTCCTGTCCGGTGGTCATCGTGCGCGCGGACGCCTCCGAGGCCGAAGCGGCCTGA
- a CDS encoding extracellular solute-binding protein, with protein sequence MNKRIRALSAACVIGAFTLTACGGGGGGSADGEVTLKLVAADYGDKAANSSAGYWKDVAKRFTAANPKIKVDVRVINWNDIDAQVKTMIQSGNVPDVLQTGGYADKVSDDLLYKAEDVLSEPTRANLIDSFAKAGQVDGVQYGIPFVSSARAFFYNKSLFKQAGITEAPKTWADITAAAEKIKAKVPGVTPYALPLGPEEAQGESLIWELGNGGGYTDAKGGYTLDSKANIEAFNWLKSNLVGPGLTYANPATTDRKTAFADFAAGKAAMLNGHPSLIQMAKDGKVDYGVAPIPGKSGALDSTLGVADWTMAFKDNGHQAEIKKFLDFAYSKENTLKFDEMYNLMPVTKDTLQEMQSNGKHQDLAPFFELLPSAVFYPLGDTTWDAVSAEIKKKGGTAVSGNAAEVLGDLQKTAEDAVADQ encoded by the coding sequence ATGAACAAGCGCATACGCGCTCTCAGCGCTGCCTGTGTGATCGGCGCGTTCACCCTCACCGCGTGCGGCGGAGGCGGCGGCGGTTCGGCCGACGGCGAGGTGACACTCAAGCTCGTCGCCGCCGACTACGGGGACAAGGCGGCGAACAGCTCCGCCGGCTACTGGAAGGACGTGGCGAAGAGGTTCACCGCAGCCAACCCGAAGATCAAGGTCGACGTCCGAGTCATCAATTGGAACGACATCGACGCCCAGGTCAAGACCATGATCCAGAGCGGGAACGTCCCCGACGTCCTGCAGACCGGCGGCTACGCCGACAAGGTCTCCGACGACCTGCTGTACAAGGCCGAGGACGTGCTGTCCGAGCCGACCCGGGCCAACCTCATCGACAGCTTCGCCAAGGCCGGCCAGGTCGACGGTGTCCAGTACGGCATCCCCTTCGTCTCGTCCGCCCGTGCGTTCTTCTACAACAAGTCCCTCTTCAAGCAGGCCGGCATCACCGAGGCACCCAAGACCTGGGCGGACATCACGGCGGCGGCCGAGAAGATCAAGGCGAAGGTGCCCGGCGTCACCCCGTACGCGCTGCCGCTCGGTCCCGAGGAGGCGCAGGGCGAGAGCCTGATCTGGGAGCTCGGCAACGGCGGCGGCTACACGGACGCCAAGGGCGGATACACGCTCGACAGCAAGGCCAACATCGAGGCCTTCAACTGGCTGAAGAGCAACCTGGTCGGCCCCGGGCTCACCTACGCCAACCCCGCGACCACCGACCGCAAGACGGCCTTCGCGGACTTCGCCGCCGGCAAGGCGGCCATGCTCAACGGCCACCCGTCGCTGATCCAGATGGCGAAGGACGGCAAGGTCGACTACGGCGTGGCGCCCATCCCCGGCAAGTCCGGGGCCCTCGACTCCACCCTCGGCGTGGCCGACTGGACCATGGCGTTCAAGGACAACGGGCACCAGGCGGAGATCAAGAAGTTCCTCGACTTCGCGTACTCCAAGGAGAACACGCTGAAGTTCGACGAGATGTACAACCTGATGCCCGTCACCAAGGACACGCTGCAGGAGATGCAGTCGAACGGTAAGCACCAGGACCTCGCCCCGTTCTTCGAGCTGCTGCCGAGCGCGGTCTTCTACCCGCTGGGCGACACCACGTGGGACGCCGTCTCGGCGGAGATCAAGAAGAAGGGCGGAACCGCCGTCAGCGGCAACGCCGCCGAGGTGCTCGGCGACCTGCAGAAGACGGCCGAGGACGCGGTCGCCGACCAGTAG
- a CDS encoding ROK family protein, with protein MPDAPAASDCVIALDVGGTGMKGAVLDRTLTPLETLRRPTPRSSGPDAVVDAIAAALCGLRDHAEARGLTVRSAGAAVPGIVDEAAGRALHSANIGWSDLPLAALLGEATGLPVALGHDVRAGGIAECRIGAARGALDALFVPVGTGIAAAILCDGRPVRGLGHAGELGHVVAEPGGARCACGSRGCLETVASAAAVAAAYTERSGRPVDGAARVAALVARGDPVAVAVWDRAVDALASALATVSTLLAPGLVVIGGGLAEAGDLLIEPLRDRLHERLTFQRGPDVVRARLGDRAGCLGAGILAWEAAGSGPMAVGTEHGIDDEFRTTVSVEETHAPDPH; from the coding sequence ATGCCTGACGCGCCTGCCGCGTCCGACTGCGTGATCGCGCTCGACGTCGGCGGCACGGGCATGAAGGGCGCGGTCCTCGACCGCACGCTCACTCCGCTGGAGACGCTACGTCGGCCGACACCGCGGAGTTCGGGGCCCGACGCGGTGGTGGACGCGATCGCCGCCGCCCTGTGCGGCCTTCGGGACCACGCGGAGGCACGGGGCCTGACCGTGCGCTCCGCGGGCGCGGCCGTGCCGGGGATCGTCGACGAGGCGGCCGGGCGCGCCCTCCACTCCGCCAACATCGGTTGGTCGGACCTGCCGCTCGCGGCACTGCTCGGCGAAGCCACCGGGCTGCCCGTCGCGCTCGGGCACGACGTGCGCGCCGGCGGGATCGCCGAGTGCCGCATCGGGGCCGCCCGGGGCGCCCTGGACGCGCTCTTCGTCCCCGTCGGCACCGGGATCGCGGCCGCGATCCTGTGCGACGGGCGGCCGGTGCGCGGACTCGGTCACGCGGGCGAACTCGGCCATGTCGTCGCCGAACCGGGCGGAGCCCGCTGCGCCTGCGGTTCCCGGGGCTGTCTGGAGACCGTCGCCTCCGCCGCGGCCGTCGCGGCGGCGTACACGGAGCGTTCGGGCCGTCCCGTCGACGGAGCCGCCCGGGTGGCCGCGCTCGTGGCCCGTGGCGATCCCGTCGCCGTGGCCGTGTGGGACCGGGCCGTCGACGCCCTCGCCTCGGCGCTCGCGACCGTCAGCACGCTGCTCGCCCCCGGACTCGTCGTGATCGGGGGCGGGCTCGCGGAAGCCGGCGACCTGCTGATCGAACCGCTGCGCGACCGCCTGCACGAGCGCCTCACCTTCCAGCGGGGGCCCGATGTCGTCCGCGCGCGACTCGGCGACCGGGCCGGCTGCCTCGGCGCGGGCATCCTCGCCTGGGAGGCGGCCGGATCCGGGCCGATGGCCGTCGGAACCGAGCACGGCATCGACGACGAGTTCCGTACCACCGTTTCCGTGGAGGAGACCCATGCCCCTGACCCCCACTGA
- a CDS encoding endonuclease, which produces MDTAEVIARLLREHGRTYADEAGIALRDKPAPLYQLLVLTVLCSIRIRAATATAAARELFAAGLRTPTAMADSSWQERVDALGRAHYVRYDESTATALGDGATLLLDRYHGDLRRLREQASGDPEELRGLLREVPRIGPVGAGIFCREAQAVWPELRPYFDERSRTTAAALGLPHTPAGLARHVPPDDLARLAAALVRAGLSGETAEHLRAA; this is translated from the coding sequence GTGGACACCGCCGAGGTGATCGCCCGGCTGCTGCGCGAGCACGGGCGGACCTACGCCGACGAGGCCGGGATCGCCCTGCGTGACAAGCCCGCCCCGCTGTACCAGCTGCTCGTCCTCACGGTCCTGTGCTCGATCCGGATCCGGGCGGCCACCGCCACCGCGGCCGCCCGCGAGCTGTTCGCGGCGGGGCTGCGGACCCCCACCGCCATGGCGGACTCCTCCTGGCAGGAGCGCGTGGACGCCCTCGGGCGGGCGCACTACGTCCGGTACGACGAGAGCACGGCGACCGCGCTCGGCGACGGAGCGACGCTGCTCCTCGACCGCTACCACGGTGATCTGCGACGTCTTCGCGAGCAGGCCTCCGGCGATCCGGAGGAGCTGCGCGGGCTGCTGCGGGAGGTGCCCAGGATCGGCCCGGTGGGCGCAGGCATCTTCTGTCGCGAGGCGCAGGCGGTCTGGCCGGAGCTGCGCCCGTACTTCGACGAACGCTCCCGCACGACCGCGGCCGCCCTGGGCCTGCCCCACACCCCGGCCGGCCTTGCCCGGCACGTTCCCCCGGACGACCTGGCCCGCCTCGCGGCCGCCCTCGTACGGGCCGGACTGTCCGGCGAGACGGCCGAGCACCTGCGGGCCGCCTGA
- a CDS encoding carbohydrate ABC transporter permease: MSTHHATSPAPGARSAATPRRSGFARLGPLPWIGPAVLLIVLVVVWPVYEMVRTSFLRISSSGFVRGSAGIDKYRQLFDEPSLPSVLLATAVWTLVVVALTMTLSLALAQLFNQRFPGRRVTRWALIAPWAASVVMTAIGFKWMLNQTAGVLNTLMTDLGLIDGPKDWLGTPATAWPWMMFVAVFVSLPFTTYTLLAGLQTVPDEVYEAARVDGSGPWQTYWRITLPLLRPAFLVGVVINLINVFNSFPIIWSMTHGGPDSDTATTTVFMYQLKNSDIGESAAMSVLNFALVVVMVAVFLKASRWNEEES, from the coding sequence GTGTCCACCCACCACGCCACGTCCCCGGCCCCCGGGGCCCGGAGCGCCGCCACGCCCAGGCGCTCCGGGTTCGCCCGGCTCGGGCCGCTGCCCTGGATCGGCCCCGCCGTCCTGCTCATCGTCCTCGTCGTCGTCTGGCCCGTGTACGAGATGGTCCGGACGTCGTTCCTGCGCATCAGCAGCAGCGGATTCGTCCGCGGCTCCGCCGGCATCGACAAGTACCGTCAGCTGTTCGACGAGCCCTCGCTGCCCTCGGTCCTGCTCGCCACGGCCGTCTGGACGCTCGTCGTGGTGGCGCTCACGATGACGCTGTCACTGGCCCTCGCCCAGCTGTTCAACCAGAGGTTCCCGGGCCGCCGTGTGACCCGTTGGGCGCTCATCGCGCCCTGGGCCGCGTCGGTGGTCATGACCGCCATCGGCTTCAAGTGGATGCTGAACCAGACCGCCGGCGTCCTCAACACCCTGATGACGGACCTCGGTCTGATCGACGGTCCCAAGGACTGGCTCGGCACACCCGCCACCGCCTGGCCCTGGATGATGTTCGTGGCCGTCTTCGTCTCCCTCCCGTTCACCACGTACACCCTGCTGGCCGGTCTGCAGACCGTGCCGGACGAGGTGTACGAGGCGGCCAGGGTCGACGGCAGCGGCCCCTGGCAGACCTACTGGCGGATCACGCTGCCGCTGCTGCGGCCCGCCTTCCTCGTCGGCGTCGTGATCAACCTGATCAACGTCTTCAACTCCTTCCCGATCATCTGGAGCATGACCCACGGCGGCCCGGACAGCGACACCGCCACGACCACGGTGTTCATGTACCAGCTCAAGAACTCCGACATCGGCGAGTCCGCGGCCATGTCGGTCCTCAACTTCGCCCTGGTCGTGGTCATGGTGGCCGTGTTCCTCAAGGCGAGCCGCTGGAACGAGGAGGAGAGCTGA